From a single Rutidosis leptorrhynchoides isolate AG116_Rl617_1_P2 chromosome 5, CSIRO_AGI_Rlap_v1, whole genome shotgun sequence genomic region:
- the LOC139846825 gene encoding LIM domain-containing protein WLIM1-like → MATYGGTTQKCKACEKTVYLVDELTVDNKVYHRACFRCHHCKGTLKLSNYSSFEGVLYCQPHFDQLFKMTGSLDKSFEGAPKTARSSDQGQSNSRVSSMFGGTQDKCVTCKKTVYPLEKVGVDGNAYHKACFKCSYGGCHISPSDYVTHEHQLYCKHHQAQLFMAKGDFSSFDKQHEPTNGVSNGVTENTSEV, encoded by the exons ATGGCAACATATGGTGGGACTACACAAAAGTGTAAGGCTTGTGAGAAGACTGTATACTTGGTGGATGAACTAACTGTTGATAATAAAGTTTATCATAGGGCTTGTTTTAGATGCCACCATTGCAAAGGCACTCTCAAG TTGAGTAATTACAGCTCATTTGAAGGAGTTTTATATTGTCAACCTCACTTTGATCAACTCTTCAAAATGACTGGTAGTTTGGACAAGAGTTTTGAAG GTGCTCCTAAAACGGCTAGATCTTCAGATCAG GGCCAATCTAACAGCAGAGTGTCAAGTATGTTCGGTGGCACGCAAGACAAATGTGTTACGTGCAAGAAAACCGTCTACCCTCTTGAAAAG GTGGGTGTTGATGGAAATGCATACCACAAAGCTTGTTTCAAATGCAGTTATGGTGGGTGTCATATAAGTCCATCAGACTACGTGACTCACGAGCACCAGCTTTATTGTAAGCACCATCAAGCACAATTGTTCATGGCTAAGGGTGATTTCAGCTCGTTCGATAAGCAACATGAACCAACTAACGGTGTATCCAACGGGGTGACTGAAAACACATCAGAAGTTTAA